The following are from one region of the Cloacibacterium normanense genome:
- a CDS encoding glycosyltransferase domain-containing protein has translation MEKIVVYTAIFGGYNELIEQPQFENVDYVCFTDRNLSSSSWKVVVVTEPPVGQDNTRNNRYYKILPHLHLQDYQYSIYIDGNFIIKKNPHLLIKNFLNEEVSMACFDHNQTIMDPRNCVYQEYEAIVALAETENKVKDDLEVIKKHVDFLKSENYPENNGLISGGVLVRKHTHEKLIKVMEEWWYFVKNFSKRDQLSFNYVAWKHHFKYNVIPGDIRKKNDYVYLLGKHKSNIAKDLWKYKIKRFLGLDS, from the coding sequence ATGGAGAAAATTGTAGTATACACTGCTATTTTTGGAGGGTATAATGAGCTTATTGAACAACCGCAGTTCGAAAATGTAGATTACGTTTGTTTTACAGACCGTAATCTTTCATCTTCTAGTTGGAAGGTAGTAGTAGTTACAGAACCGCCAGTTGGTCAAGACAATACCCGAAACAACAGGTACTACAAAATTTTACCACATCTTCATTTGCAAGATTATCAATACAGCATTTATATTGATGGTAATTTTATCATCAAAAAAAATCCACATTTGTTGATTAAAAATTTCTTGAATGAAGAAGTTTCTATGGCGTGTTTTGACCACAATCAAACCATTATGGACCCTAGAAATTGCGTTTATCAAGAATATGAAGCCATCGTAGCATTAGCCGAAACTGAAAATAAGGTAAAAGACGATTTAGAAGTCATCAAAAAACATGTTGATTTTCTAAAATCTGAAAACTATCCTGAAAACAATGGTCTTATTTCTGGTGGAGTGTTAGTAAGAAAACATACCCACGAAAAGCTCATCAAAGTCATGGAAGAATGGTGGTATTTCGTGAAGAACTTTTCTAAAAGAGACCAATTGAGTTTCAATTATGTCGCTTGGAAACATCATTTTAAATACAATGTAATTCCAGGAGACATCAGAAAGAAGAATGATTACGTTTACCTTCTTGGGAAGCATAAAAGCAATATTGCCAAAGATCTATGGAAATATAAAATCAAAAGATTTTTAGGTCTTGACTCATAA
- the hisD gene encoding histidinol dehydrogenase, producing the protein MKTIEFPPKNTFSSLTKRPVFEKNDIENLIKGIFEKVENKGDNALKFYAEKFDNQILETIEVSQQEVEEAINLVDEELKIAINTAKSNIEKFHQSQKEIPQQIETTEGVVCWRESRAIDKVGLYIPGGTAPLFSTVLMLAVPAQIAGCKEIILCSPPQKNGKINPIILYVANLCGVSKIFKVGGAQAIAAMSLGTETVPKVYKIFGPGNQFVTEAKIFAQKLGIAIDMPAGPSEVLVIADETANPSFVAADLLSQAEHGADSQVVFLTISKEILEKVKQETESQLQDLPRKDIAEKALENSSFILLNSIEECIEFSNEYAPEHLILSIENPENILSEITNAGSIFLGNYTPESAGDYASGTNHTLPTNGNARAYSGVSLDSFVKKITIQKISEKGIQNLGKTIEKMAAEEGLFAHKNAVTLRLKKLENGI; encoded by the coding sequence ATGAAAACAATAGAATTTCCTCCCAAAAATACATTCAGCAGTCTTACCAAAAGACCTGTCTTTGAAAAAAATGACATCGAAAATCTTATCAAAGGAATTTTCGAAAAAGTAGAAAATAAAGGCGATAATGCATTGAAATTTTACGCTGAAAAATTTGATAATCAGATTCTTGAAACTATTGAAGTTTCTCAGCAAGAAGTTGAAGAAGCCATCAATTTGGTAGATGAAGAACTGAAAATTGCCATTAATACTGCAAAATCTAATATTGAAAAATTCCACCAGTCTCAAAAAGAAATTCCTCAACAAATAGAAACAACAGAAGGAGTAGTTTGTTGGCGTGAAAGTAGAGCGATTGATAAAGTAGGTTTATACATTCCGGGTGGAACAGCGCCACTTTTTTCTACAGTTTTAATGTTAGCGGTTCCAGCACAAATTGCGGGTTGTAAAGAGATTATTTTGTGTTCTCCGCCTCAAAAAAATGGAAAAATTAATCCTATTATTTTATATGTGGCAAATCTTTGCGGAGTTTCTAAAATTTTTAAAGTGGGTGGAGCTCAAGCCATTGCTGCCATGAGTTTAGGAACGGAAACAGTTCCGAAAGTTTATAAAATTTTTGGGCCAGGAAATCAATTTGTAACCGAGGCTAAGATTTTTGCTCAAAAATTAGGAATTGCGATTGATATGCCAGCTGGTCCGAGTGAAGTTTTGGTCATCGCAGATGAAACCGCTAATCCAAGTTTTGTAGCTGCTGATTTACTTTCTCAGGCTGAGCACGGTGCAGATTCTCAGGTGGTTTTCTTGACGATTTCTAAGGAAATTTTAGAAAAAGTAAAACAAGAAACTGAGTCTCAATTACAAGATTTACCTAGAAAAGATATCGCCGAGAAAGCTTTGGAAAACAGTAGTTTCATCCTCTTAAATTCCATTGAAGAATGTATTGAATTTAGCAATGAATATGCTCCAGAACACTTAATTCTTTCCATTGAAAATCCTGAAAATATTTTATCAGAAATTACCAATGCAGGTTCTATTTTCTTAGGGAATTACACGCCAGAAAGTGCAGGAGATTACGCCAGTGGAACCAATCACACTTTGCCTACCAATGGTAATGCAAGAGCTTACAGTGGCGTTTCTTTAGACAGTTTTGTAAAGAAAATTACCATTCAAAAAATTTCCGAAAAAGGAATTCAGAATCTTGGTAAAACGATTGAAAAAATGGCAGCAGAAGAAGGACTTTTTGCCCATAAAAATGCAGTTACATTACGCTTAAAAAAATTAGAAAATGGAATTTAA
- a CDS encoding glycosyltransferase family 2 protein — translation MKASVIFSTYNSEEWLEKVIWGFSVQTTKDFEIIIADDGSREATKNLIEKYKTELDIPIIHVWQEDNGFQKSQILNKAILASTTDYLIFTDGDCIPRKDFVETHLNNRESGRFLSGGYFMLPMNISKLISKEDVLSQKCFDVNWLTQNGLKKSFKNNKLSAKAFKAKLLNFLTPTKPSWNGHNASGWKKDLVKINGFNQEMQYGGQDRELGERLENLGIKGKQIRYSAICVHLDHARGYVNPETWAKNNAIRKNTRDQKLTWTEKGITTNL, via the coding sequence ATGAAAGCGTCGGTAATTTTTAGTACCTATAATTCGGAAGAATGGCTAGAAAAAGTGATTTGGGGATTTAGCGTACAAACTACTAAAGATTTCGAAATTATTATTGCTGATGATGGCTCTAGAGAAGCCACAAAAAACTTGATTGAGAAATACAAAACTGAACTCGATATTCCTATTATTCATGTATGGCAAGAAGACAATGGTTTTCAGAAATCGCAGATTCTAAATAAAGCCATCCTTGCTTCTACTACGGATTATTTGATTTTTACCGATGGAGATTGTATTCCTAGAAAAGATTTTGTAGAAACTCACCTTAACAATAGAGAATCGGGAAGATTTTTATCGGGAGGTTATTTCATGTTGCCCATGAATATTTCAAAACTCATCAGCAAAGAAGATGTGCTTTCACAAAAGTGTTTTGATGTGAATTGGTTAACCCAAAATGGTTTGAAAAAATCTTTCAAAAACAATAAACTGTCTGCTAAAGCTTTCAAAGCGAAACTTCTCAATTTTTTAACCCCTACTAAACCTTCTTGGAATGGTCATAATGCTTCTGGCTGGAAAAAAGATTTGGTTAAAATCAATGGATTCAACCAAGAGATGCAATATGGTGGACAAGACCGAGAATTAGGAGAAAGGCTAGAAAATCTTGGAATTAAAGGAAAACAAATAAGATACAGCGCAATTTGCGTGCATCTAGACCATGCAAGAGGTTATGTAAATCCTGAAACATGGGCAAAAAACAATGCCATCAGAAAAAACACAAGAGACCAAAAACTGACTTGGACTGAAAAAGGAATCACCACCAATTTATAA
- a CDS encoding transposase: MYSVFKDWRKFACYSGIAPFEFSSGSSVRGRTKVNHFADKKIKSLLHLVALNAIKYDAELKEY; this comes from the coding sequence TTGTATAGTGTTTTTAAGGATTGGAGAAAGTTTGCCTGTTATTCTGGCATTGCTCCTTTTGAGTTTAGTTCTGGCTCGAGTGTAAGAGGAAGAACCAAAGTAAATCATTTTGCTGATAAGAAAATAAAATCTCTTCTGCATCTCGTAGCATTAAATGCTATAAAATACGATGCAGAACTAAAGGAATATTAG
- a CDS encoding glycosyltransferase, translating into MKTALIISVYKNTADLAVVLKSVEQQSVSDFMTVISEDGNSTEMADFVKNYSGKLDLIHLTQEDLGWQKNKALNNTIRTIDADYFIFIDGDCVLHPNFIENHLKFAREDRILAGKRIKLGPNYSDQLRNAKTVSEFAKVILPEIKSIKKDGAKFYEEGIYISPKSIFSFIAYLRKMSQIKGCNFSCYKSALEKINGFNEDYVLPAIGEDIDLTWRFEGMGYHLYSLRNFAVQYHLYHKENWSDQSVNEAIMKENQRLKRYVTLNGLKKLEEN; encoded by the coding sequence ATGAAAACAGCACTTATTATTTCTGTATATAAAAACACTGCCGATTTAGCCGTCGTTTTAAAATCTGTAGAGCAACAAAGTGTTTCTGACTTTATGACTGTGATTTCCGAGGATGGAAACAGTACAGAAATGGCTGATTTTGTAAAAAACTACAGTGGTAAATTAGATTTAATTCACTTAACTCAAGAAGATCTAGGTTGGCAAAAAAATAAAGCGCTCAACAATACCATTAGAACAATAGATGCTGATTACTTTATTTTTATAGATGGTGATTGCGTTTTACACCCAAATTTTATAGAAAATCACTTAAAATTTGCTCGAGAAGATAGAATTTTAGCGGGTAAAAGAATCAAGCTAGGTCCTAACTATTCTGACCAATTAAGAAATGCAAAAACGGTTTCTGAGTTTGCAAAAGTGATACTTCCTGAGATAAAATCCATCAAAAAAGATGGTGCAAAATTCTATGAAGAAGGAATTTATATTTCACCAAAATCTATATTTTCTTTCATTGCGTACCTTAGAAAAATGAGCCAAATAAAAGGTTGTAATTTTTCTTGTTACAAGTCAGCATTGGAAAAAATAAATGGTTTTAATGAAGATTATGTCTTGCCCGCAATTGGTGAAGATATTGACTTAACTTGGCGTTTTGAGGGAATGGGTTACCACTTGTATTCGCTTAGAAATTTTGCAGTACAATATCACCTTTATCACAAAGAAAATTGGAGTGACCAAAGTGTAAACGAAGCTATTATGAAAGAAAATCAAAGGCTAAAAAGATACGTTACGCTTAATGGATTGAAAAAATTAGAAGAAAATTAA
- the hisG gene encoding ATP phosphoribosyltransferase gives MSSLKIAVQKSGRLFEDSIKLLKDCGISYDNGKDQLKVQVENFPIEIYFLRNSDIPQYVEDGVVDVAIVGENLLIEKQKNIEIVQKLGFSKCRVSLAVPKEVETDDVTYFQGKKIATSYPNTVKNFLSENNIEAEIHVISGSVEIAPNMGLADGICDIVSSGSTLFKNGLRETVTILKSEAVLAKNKNLSAEKLEILERLLFRIQAVLKSKNTKYILMNVPNEKIQEVSSILPVLKSPTIVPLVEEGWSSLHSVIEEKRFWEVIDQLKKAGAEGILIIPIEKMIL, from the coding sequence ATGAGTTCACTTAAAATTGCAGTTCAAAAAAGCGGAAGACTTTTCGAAGATTCTATTAAACTTCTCAAAGATTGCGGAATTTCTTATGACAATGGCAAAGACCAATTAAAAGTTCAAGTAGAAAATTTCCCTATCGAAATCTATTTTCTTAGAAATTCAGATATTCCTCAATACGTAGAAGATGGAGTGGTAGATGTAGCCATCGTTGGCGAAAATTTACTTATTGAGAAACAAAAAAACATCGAAATCGTACAGAAATTAGGCTTTTCTAAATGTAGAGTTTCTTTAGCGGTCCCGAAAGAGGTAGAAACCGATGATGTAACGTATTTTCAAGGCAAAAAAATAGCGACTTCTTATCCAAATACCGTTAAAAATTTCTTATCCGAAAACAATATTGAAGCAGAAATTCACGTAATTTCTGGTTCCGTGGAAATTGCTCCAAACATGGGATTAGCAGACGGAATTTGTGATATTGTAAGCTCAGGAAGTACTCTTTTTAAAAATGGATTGAGAGAAACCGTAACCATCTTGAAATCTGAGGCAGTTTTGGCGAAAAATAAAAATCTTTCTGCTGAAAAATTAGAAATTTTAGAGAGACTTTTATTTAGAATTCAGGCCGTTTTAAAATCTAAAAACACCAAATACATCTTGATGAATGTTCCTAATGAAAAAATTCAAGAAGTTTCAAGCATTTTACCCGTTCTTAAAAGTCCTACCATTGTACCTTTGGTAGAAGAAGGTTGGAGCAGTTTACACTCTGTAATCGAAGAAAAAAGATTTTGGGAAGTAATAGACCAACTCAAAAAAGCTGGCGCAGAAGGAATTCTCATCATCCCAATCGAAAAAATGATTTTGTAA
- the hisC gene encoding histidinol-phosphate transaminase gives MEFKLENLVRENLKNLKPYTSLRDSQNFEAPVFLEANENPFGEFNRYPDSTQKKLKEKLSELKNINPKNLFIGNGSDELIDLIIKAFCEPKKDEILVMNPSFVMYSFYAKINDNKVNALELDENFQINKEDFLQKIQNENLKVLFLCSPNNPTGNELDDLEFFIDNFSGIVVLDEAYIEFSSRKSAISWLEKYPNLIVLQTLSKAYGMAGLRIGIGAASTEIATLMNTIKGPYNVNSLSQKIALEQLNDEKVFKENLEQILAEREFLKVELNQLDFVKKIYPTEANFFLIKVENPIEIYEFLLAQNILTSLRHPQIENALRINVGSKEENQKLIETLKNYKN, from the coding sequence ATGGAATTTAAACTCGAAAATTTAGTAAGAGAAAATCTTAAAAATCTAAAACCTTATACTTCGCTTCGTGATAGTCAAAATTTTGAAGCACCTGTTTTTTTAGAAGCCAATGAGAATCCTTTCGGTGAGTTCAATCGTTATCCGGATTCTACACAAAAAAAACTGAAGGAAAAATTAAGTGAACTTAAAAATATCAACCCAAAGAATCTCTTCATCGGGAATGGAAGTGATGAATTGATAGACTTGATTATCAAAGCTTTTTGTGAGCCCAAAAAAGATGAAATTTTGGTCATGAATCCATCGTTTGTGATGTATTCTTTTTATGCTAAAATCAATGATAATAAAGTTAATGCTTTAGAATTAGATGAAAATTTTCAAATTAATAAAGAAGATTTTTTACAAAAAATTCAGAATGAAAATTTGAAGGTTTTATTTCTTTGTTCACCCAATAATCCAACAGGAAATGAACTGGATGATTTAGAGTTCTTTATTGATAATTTCTCAGGGATTGTGGTTTTAGATGAAGCTTATATAGAATTTTCTTCTAGAAAATCAGCTATTTCTTGGTTAGAAAAATATCCAAATCTTATTGTTCTACAAACCCTTTCTAAAGCTTATGGAATGGCAGGTTTGAGAATTGGAATTGGCGCAGCCTCTACAGAAATCGCTACTTTGATGAATACCATAAAAGGGCCTTATAACGTGAATTCTTTAAGTCAAAAAATAGCTTTGGAACAACTCAATGATGAAAAAGTTTTTAAGGAAAATTTGGAACAAATTTTAGCAGAAAGAGAGTTTCTAAAAGTTGAACTGAATCAATTGGATTTTGTGAAAAAAATCTATCCTACAGAAGCCAATTTTTTCTTAATCAAAGTAGAAAATCCAATAGAAATATATGAATTTTTGCTCGCTCAGAATATCTTGACCAGTCTGAGACATCCTCAAATTGAAAATGCGTTGAGAATAAACGTAGGCTCAAAAGAAGAAAATCAAAAATTAATAGAAACTTTGAAAAATTATAAAAATTAA
- a CDS encoding helix-turn-helix transcriptional regulator: MATNKNAVLRYNILDHCFSNFYKKYFIEDLISVCGEKLTEHFGYEMSVSRRTILEDIKFMKSAAGYDAPIISIADGKKVYYRYEEEDFSILKKPLTEREKLALSEVLNSISRIKNLPGLVGMETVQTKIYSVLDITKDERKIISFQENEFLVGVENLSPLYQHISHKNTLKIEYRSFRSDQNIFIDFSPQFLKQYNNRWFLFGENHEKEAVQNLALDRIKSIAINNESYREAIIDYDEYFDDIIGVTDIATHTPIQVKIEISEESLPYIKTKPLHGSQKIKGNLLTLYVKHNYELESLLLSFGDKIKILEPEYLVETLKERIQKQFALYF; encoded by the coding sequence ATGGCCACCAACAAAAATGCAGTTTTACGTTACAATATACTTGATCATTGTTTCTCTAATTTTTATAAAAAATACTTTATTGAAGACTTGATCAGTGTTTGTGGAGAAAAACTTACGGAACATTTTGGCTATGAAATGTCTGTCTCTAGGCGAACTATTCTAGAAGACATTAAATTCATGAAAAGTGCAGCAGGATATGATGCGCCAATTATTTCCATAGCCGATGGAAAAAAAGTGTATTACCGATATGAGGAAGAAGATTTTTCCATCCTTAAAAAACCTTTAACTGAAAGGGAAAAGCTTGCCCTATCAGAAGTTCTTAACAGTATAAGCAGAATTAAAAATCTACCAGGACTTGTTGGAATGGAAACCGTTCAAACAAAAATATATTCTGTATTAGACATTACAAAAGATGAGAGAAAAATCATCAGTTTTCAGGAAAATGAATTTTTAGTAGGCGTAGAAAATTTAAGTCCCCTCTATCAACACATCAGTCATAAAAATACTTTAAAAATAGAGTATCGCAGTTTCAGAAGTGATCAGAATATTTTTATAGATTTTTCTCCTCAATTTTTAAAGCAATATAATAACCGATGGTTTTTGTTTGGAGAAAATCACGAAAAAGAAGCTGTACAGAATCTTGCCTTAGATCGCATAAAAAGTATTGCTATTAACAATGAGTCTTATAGAGAAGCCATCATAGACTATGATGAATACTTCGATGACATAATAGGAGTAACTGATATTGCTACGCATACCCCCATACAAGTGAAAATAGAAATAAGCGAAGAATCTTTACCCTATATCAAAACTAAACCACTTCATGGATCACAAAAAATAAAAGGAAACCTCTTAACCTTATACGTAAAACACAATTACGAACTTGAATCTCTTTTACTATCTTTTGGTGATAAAATAAAGATTCTGGAACCTGAGTATCTGGTAGAAACTTTAAAAGAACGTATCCAAAAACAATTTGCATTGTATTTCTAA
- a CDS encoding C40 family peptidase: MNKRILFLVVLILTVISCGSRKTVSHKPNTSTENLRNLTSKFEGQNSYQVKKILNDAEDFLGAPYKLGGTSKSGLDCSGLVINVYNENKVKLPRRSSDQALQGKKIEIWEAKPGDLLFFATNGNGVVSHVGIVKEIKNRGEITFIHASTSKGVIVSSLNEKYWNKAFLFAKRVL, encoded by the coding sequence ATGAATAAAAGAATACTTTTTCTAGTCGTATTGATACTCACGGTAATTTCTTGTGGCTCCCGCAAAACGGTGTCTCACAAACCTAACACTTCCACAGAGAACCTTAGAAACCTAACCTCCAAATTTGAAGGTCAAAATTCTTATCAAGTCAAAAAAATCCTAAATGACGCAGAAGATTTCTTAGGTGCTCCTTATAAACTGGGAGGAACCAGCAAGTCTGGTCTAGATTGCAGCGGTTTGGTCATCAATGTTTACAATGAAAACAAGGTGAAATTGCCAAGACGCTCTTCTGACCAAGCATTACAAGGAAAAAAAATAGAAATTTGGGAAGCAAAACCCGGAGATTTGTTGTTTTTTGCGACCAATGGTAATGGAGTGGTTTCGCATGTTGGCATCGTAAAAGAAATTAAAAACAGAGGAGAAATTACCTTCATTCATGCTTCTACTTCTAAAGGAGTAATCGTATCTTCGCTAAACGAAAAATATTGGAACAAAGCTTTTCTCTTTGCCAAAAGAGTACTCTAA
- a CDS encoding 2,3,4,5-tetrahydropyridine-2,6-dicarboxylate N-succinyltransferase: protein MSLQQTIENIWDNRDLLQKEESKTAIREVIALLDKGELRVAEPTENGWQVNEWVKKAVVMYFPIQKMETIEVGPFEFHDKIPLKKNYAEKGVRVVPHAVAREGAYISPGVILMPSYVNIGAYVDSGTMVDTWATVGSCAQIGKNVHLSGGVGIGGVLEPLQAAPVIIEDDCFVGSRCIVVEGVHVEKEAVLGANVVLTASTKIIDVTGDTPVELKGRVPARSVVIPGSYTKQFPAGEFQVPCALIIGKRKESTDKKTSLNDALRENNVAV from the coding sequence ATGTCTTTACAACAAACCATTGAGAACATTTGGGATAACAGAGATTTATTACAAAAAGAAGAGAGTAAAACTGCCATTAGAGAAGTGATTGCTCTTTTAGATAAAGGCGAATTGCGTGTTGCTGAACCTACAGAAAACGGTTGGCAAGTAAACGAATGGGTGAAAAAAGCAGTAGTAATGTATTTCCCTATTCAGAAAATGGAAACCATAGAAGTAGGTCCTTTTGAATTCCATGATAAAATTCCTTTGAAGAAAAATTATGCTGAAAAAGGAGTGAGAGTGGTTCCTCATGCTGTAGCAAGAGAAGGGGCTTATATTTCTCCGGGAGTTATTTTAATGCCTTCTTATGTAAACATTGGGGCGTATGTAGATTCCGGAACTATGGTAGATACTTGGGCAACGGTAGGTTCTTGTGCTCAAATTGGTAAAAACGTTCACTTAAGCGGTGGAGTAGGAATTGGTGGAGTTCTCGAGCCATTACAAGCAGCTCCAGTAATCATTGAAGATGATTGTTTCGTAGGTTCTAGATGTATTGTAGTAGAAGGAGTTCATGTAGAAAAAGAAGCGGTTTTAGGTGCAAATGTAGTGCTTACAGCTTCTACTAAAATTATAGACGTTACGGGTGATACTCCAGTAGAATTGAAAGGTAGAGTTCCTGCACGTTCTGTGGTGATTCCGGGAAGTTATACGAAGCAATTTCCTGCAGGCGAATTCCAAGTTCCTTGTGCTTTAATTATCGGTAAAAGAAAAGAATCTACAGATAAGAAAACCTCTCTTAACGATGCTTTAAGAGAAAATAATGTAGCAGTATAA
- a CDS encoding helix-turn-helix domain-containing protein, translating into MTIEEKQIEKMRSTFLRLSENNKLNILLEIESFFDDEIAESIDYFNKKKINSKEITEFKQLLFEAYRVKTQQVFIQFHSSENSFWIALKNILLKEINLKPFQFNNVYKIYRLGPQLKILRVKQNVSVLELAERTGMSKRLINELENDGRNISFMKLKKYFNKGLLIEIPVHL; encoded by the coding sequence ATGACCATCGAAGAAAAACAAATTGAAAAAATGCGTTCAACATTCTTAAGGCTTTCAGAGAATAATAAACTGAATATTTTACTAGAAATTGAATCATTTTTTGATGATGAAATTGCAGAGTCAATTGATTATTTTAACAAAAAGAAAATTAATTCTAAAGAAATTACCGAATTTAAACAGTTATTGTTTGAAGCATATCGTGTTAAAACTCAACAAGTCTTTATTCAATTTCATTCTTCAGAGAATTCATTTTGGATAGCATTAAAGAATATTCTCCTAAAAGAGATCAATCTGAAACCTTTCCAATTCAATAACGTTTATAAAATATATCGATTAGGGCCTCAATTGAAAATTCTACGTGTAAAACAGAATGTCTCGGTGTTAGAATTAGCAGAAAGAACGGGTATGTCTAAGAGATTAATTAATGAATTAGAAAATGATGGAAGAAATATATCTTTTATGAAGTTAAAAAAATATTTTAATAAAGGATTGTTAATTGAAATTCCAGTTCATTTATAA